In Mycoavidus cysteinexigens, a genomic segment contains:
- the aceE gene encoding pyruvate dehydrogenase (acetyl-transferring), homodimeric type: protein MSAIPKEVLKYIAVEHDEDPAETGEWLEALEGVLANVGPQRAHYLIEKQIELARLRGAHLPFSATTPYINTIPVEQQAQYPGDSDIEHRIRSYTRWNAVAMVLRAGKETNVGGHIASFASAATLYDVGFNHFWHAASKEHGGDLVFMQGHSSPGIYSRAFLLGRLTQEQLDNFRQEVGGEGVSSYPHPWLMPDFWQFPTVSMGLGPIMAIYQARFMKYLAARGITQTAGRKVWAFLGDGETDEPESLGAIGMAGRERLDNLVFVVNCNLQRLDGPVRGNGSVIQELESSFRGAGWNVIKVIWGSRWDALFARDKTGVLMRRMKEVVDGEYQTYKSEGGAYVREHFFNTPALKALVSDWSDDDIWNLNRGGHDPHKIYAAFAAASQAQGQPTVILAKTIKGYGMGEAGQAMNITHQQKKMPIEALKKFRDQFRLPITDEALEEVPYLKFEEGSKELTYMREQRMALGGYLPARRAKAESLPVPALSSFEPVLKGTGAGREISTTMAFVRILNILLKDKVLGKRIVPIVPDESRTFGMEGLFRQIGIWNQDGQKYVPEDSDQLMFYKESETGQILQEGINEAGGMCDWIAAATAYSTHGEPMIPFYIFYSMFGFQRIGDLAWAAADMRSRGFLLGATAGRTTLNGEGLQHEDGHSHLFAAGIPNCVSYDPTFAYEVAVIMQDGLRRMVQEQEDIYYYITVMNENYEQPALPTGVEQDIIKGMYCLKKSATQQDAKQRVQLLGSGTILNEVIAAANLLEKDWGVAADIWSCPSFTELARDGQATVRHNLLHPTATPRQSHVEKLLKDASGPVIAATDYVRAFAEQIRAFVPGRYWVLGTDGFGRSDTRAKLRHFFEVDRYWVTVAALKALADEGVIKPQIVADALAKYQLDPAKPNPMTV from the coding sequence ATGTCTGCTATACCCAAGGAAGTATTGAAATATATTGCTGTTGAGCATGATGAGGATCCCGCAGAAACTGGGGAATGGCTGGAAGCACTAGAAGGCGTGCTCGCTAACGTTGGTCCGCAACGCGCTCACTATTTGATTGAAAAACAAATCGAACTGGCCCGCTTGCGCGGCGCGCATTTGCCATTTTCGGCCACTACACCTTACATCAATACGATCCCGGTTGAGCAGCAAGCGCAATATCCTGGAGATTCGGACATTGAACATCGAATTCGTTCTTATACGCGCTGGAATGCCGTCGCTATGGTGTTACGTGCCGGTAAAGAAACTAACGTAGGCGGGCACATTGCTTCATTTGCTTCGGCCGCTACGCTTTATGACGTAGGATTTAACCATTTTTGGCATGCGGCTTCAAAAGAACATGGTGGCGATTTAGTCTTCATGCAAGGCCATTCGTCGCCAGGTATTTATTCGCGCGCTTTTTTGCTGGGCCGCTTAACCCAAGAGCAATTGGATAATTTCCGCCAAGAGGTCGGCGGAGAAGGCGTATCGTCTTATCCACACCCCTGGTTAATGCCTGACTTTTGGCAATTCCCAACCGTATCGATGGGATTGGGGCCAATTATGGCGATTTATCAGGCGCGCTTTATGAAATATCTAGCGGCGCGTGGGATCACTCAAACTGCAGGGCGCAAAGTTTGGGCCTTTTTAGGCGATGGCGAGACGGATGAGCCGGAATCGCTCGGTGCAATTGGCATGGCAGGCCGCGAGCGACTCGATAATTTAGTGTTTGTGGTGAACTGCAATCTACAACGACTAGATGGCCCGGTGCGTGGCAATGGCTCGGTCATACAAGAGTTGGAGTCTTCCTTCCGTGGCGCCGGCTGGAATGTCATTAAAGTTATTTGGGGCAGTCGTTGGGACGCTTTGTTTGCGCGTGATAAAACCGGTGTACTGATGCGCCGCATGAAAGAAGTCGTGGATGGCGAATACCAAACCTATAAATCTGAAGGTGGCGCTTATGTGCGCGAGCATTTTTTCAATACGCCAGCGCTTAAAGCATTAGTTTCGGATTGGTCGGACGATGATATTTGGAATTTAAATCGTGGCGGACACGATCCCCATAAAATCTATGCGGCGTTTGCCGCAGCGTCGCAAGCGCAGGGCCAACCCACAGTGATTTTAGCCAAAACCATTAAAGGCTATGGCATGGGTGAAGCCGGCCAAGCGATGAATATCACGCATCAGCAAAAGAAAATGCCGATTGAGGCGCTGAAAAAATTCCGTGACCAATTCCGCCTGCCGATTACAGATGAAGCGCTGGAAGAAGTGCCTTATCTGAAATTTGAAGAAGGTTCAAAAGAACTCACTTATATGCGCGAGCAGCGCATGGCGTTGGGCGGTTATCTGCCGGCTCGCCGTGCTAAAGCGGAATCGCTGCCAGTACCTGCGCTGTCTAGTTTCGAGCCGGTTTTAAAAGGCACCGGTGCCGGCCGCGAAATCTCAACCACCATGGCTTTTGTGCGGATTTTAAATATCCTGCTGAAAGATAAAGTGCTAGGTAAACGGATTGTGCCAATTGTGCCGGATGAGTCGCGCACATTTGGCATGGAAGGTTTATTCCGGCAGATTGGCATTTGGAATCAAGACGGCCAGAAATATGTGCCGGAAGATTCTGATCAGTTGATGTTCTATAAAGAATCAGAAACCGGCCAAATCTTGCAAGAAGGGATTAACGAAGCCGGCGGCATGTGCGACTGGATCGCTGCGGCGACAGCGTATTCAACGCATGGCGAGCCAATGATCCCGTTTTATATCTTTTATTCAATGTTTGGCTTTCAACGCATTGGTGATCTGGCTTGGGCGGCGGCGGATATGCGCTCGCGCGGATTTTTGCTGGGCGCGACCGCTGGCCGTACCACGCTAAATGGCGAAGGGTTGCAACATGAGGATGGGCATTCACATCTGTTTGCCGCTGGCATTCCAAACTGTGTCAGTTACGATCCGACGTTTGCTTATGAAGTCGCGGTCATTATGCAAGATGGCTTGCGCCGCATGGTGCAGGAGCAAGAGGACATTTATTACTATATAACGGTAATGAATGAAAACTATGAACAGCCGGCGCTTCCCACTGGGGTTGAGCAGGATATTATCAAAGGCATGTACTGCCTTAAAAAATCCGCAACTCAGCAGGACGCGAAGCAGCGTGTGCAATTGCTCGGCTCCGGCACAATTTTGAATGAAGTCATTGCAGCCGCCAATTTACTCGAAAAAGATTGGGGCGTGGCGGCTGATATATGGAGCTGCCCGAGCTTTACTGAACTGGCTCGAGATGGACAGGCAACGGTACGCCATAATCTCTTGCATCCTACTGCAACGCCACGGCAGTCACACGTTGAAAAATTATTAAAAGACGCCTCGGGTCCGGTGATTGCTGCAACCGATTATGTCCGCGCCTTTGCCGAGCAAATCCGCGCTTTTGTGCCAGGCCGCTACTGGGTGCTGGGCACCGACGGTTTTGGCCGCTCGGATACGCGCGCGAAGCTACGCCACTTCTTTGAGGTTGACCGCTATTGGGTCACCGTTGCGGCGCTCAAAGCGCTCGCGGATGAGGGCGTGATTAAGCCACAAATCGTTGCTGATGCATTAGCTAAATATCAGCTTGATCCGGCTAAGCCTAATCCGATGACTGTTTAA
- the folD gene encoding bifunctional methylenetetrahydrofolate dehydrogenase/methenyltetrahydrofolate cyclohydrolase FolD produces MTATLINGNALSKIIRADVAARAAALAQQGCRPGLAVLLVGDDPASAVYVRNKIKACEEHGLHSSCDRYPADLSEAELLARIDALNRDPAIHGILVQLPLPAHINSHKVIEAIAAAKDVDGFHIANAGALLTGRPSFRPCTPYGVMMMLQAAKIPLSGASAVVIGRSNIVGKPMALLLLEAGATVTICHSKTRDLASYTRAADIVVAAAGQRNVLRADMVKPGATVIDVGMNRDETGKLCGDVDFESVKEVAGHITPVPGGVGPMTITMLLVNTLTAAEQAYAQRLPSHIA; encoded by the coding sequence ATGACTGCAACTCTAATTAACGGTAATGCCCTTTCCAAAATCATCCGCGCTGACGTCGCGGCGCGTGCTGCGGCTCTTGCGCAGCAAGGATGCCGCCCCGGGCTGGCGGTGCTCTTGGTCGGCGACGATCCAGCCAGCGCCGTCTATGTGCGCAATAAGATAAAGGCGTGCGAGGAACACGGCTTGCACTCTTCCTGCGACCGCTACCCAGCCGATCTTAGCGAGGCTGAGCTACTGGCTCGGATTGATGCGCTCAATCGTGATCCGGCGATTCACGGCATCTTAGTGCAATTGCCCCTTCCAGCTCACATTAACAGCCACAAAGTGATTGAGGCGATTGCCGCGGCGAAGGACGTGGATGGCTTTCATATTGCAAATGCTGGCGCATTGTTGACGGGGCGACCGAGCTTCCGGCCTTGCACGCCCTATGGCGTTATGATGATGCTGCAAGCAGCAAAGATTCCGCTGAGCGGCGCATCAGCGGTGGTGATTGGTCGCTCAAATATTGTAGGCAAACCGATGGCGCTCTTGTTACTGGAAGCCGGAGCAACCGTTACCATCTGTCATAGCAAAACGCGCGATCTTGCCAGCTATACGCGCGCCGCGGATATTGTAGTTGCGGCTGCCGGTCAGCGCAATGTGCTGCGCGCGGACATGGTGAAACCAGGCGCGACCGTGATTGATGTTGGCATGAACCGTGATGAGACCGGCAAACTCTGCGGCGACGTTGATTTCGAGTCAGTTAAAGAAGTGGCTGGCCACATCACGCCGGTACCTGGTGGCGTAGGCCCGATGACCATCACGATGCTACTGGTGAATACACTTACAGCGGCCGAACAAGCCTACGCGCAGCGCCTCCCTTCACATATCGCTTAA
- a CDS encoding M3 family metallopeptidase has translation MQAHNPLLDFSDLPRFTQIRAEHVTPALDELLASAMVAIERASAADTPVDWHHVVDAVEYATEPLSRAWGVISHLNAVADTPELRAAHSANLSRITEFWTNVGQNLALYEKYKALAASTDYADLSAARKKILANALREFKLAGAELDAASKPRFAVLQERLASLSKAFSDHVLDATNAYSYVVTNEAELAGLPADVRASAQQIASQNGQSGWAFNLHFPSYFPIMQYAQSRALREALYRAYHSRASAAGVQYSQGKLEWENNENMLEQLSLRAEEAKMLGYANFAEVSLATKMAESPAQVKQFLEDLAQRARPYAEKDWQQLQAFAAQELNLPELAPWDITFASEKLREQRYAFSEHEVKQYFPENAVLAGLFKVAETLFNLTLRADHAPTWHPDVRFFRIENASGQLLAHFYLDLYAREGKRGGAWMDDARSRCRQRDGAIQTPAAYLVCNFSAPVGAKPACFTHDEVMTLFHEFGHGLHHMLTRIDERAVSGINGVEWDAVELPSQFMENFCWEWEVLHAMSAHIDTGEPLPRALFDKMLAAKNFQSGLGTLRQIVLSMFDLHLHTEFDPSGAVRIDELARTLNDKYHLIPQAAFSRWPNTFTHIFAGGYAAGYYSYKWAEVLSADAYAAFEEAAQAQNGNVLDPIIGARYRTEILEAGGSRPAMASFKAFRGREPTIDALLRHHGMNA, from the coding sequence ATGCAAGCTCATAATCCACTGCTCGATTTTTCCGATTTACCCCGCTTTACGCAAATCCGTGCCGAACATGTGACCCCCGCACTCGATGAGCTGCTAGCCAGCGCAATGGTCGCGATTGAGCGCGCGAGCGCGGCTGACACGCCGGTTGACTGGCACCATGTAGTCGATGCAGTTGAATACGCCACTGAGCCGCTCTCACGTGCTTGGGGCGTAATTAGCCATCTCAACGCCGTAGCCGATACCCCAGAGCTGCGCGCCGCACACAGCGCCAACCTCTCGCGCATTACGGAATTTTGGACCAACGTGGGCCAAAATTTAGCGCTTTACGAAAAATATAAAGCGCTTGCAGCAAGCACTGACTATGCTGATTTATCTGCGGCGCGCAAAAAAATCCTGGCTAACGCGCTGCGCGAGTTTAAACTTGCCGGAGCTGAGTTAGATGCCGCCAGCAAACCACGTTTTGCGGTGCTGCAAGAACGGCTCGCCAGTTTATCAAAAGCCTTTTCCGATCATGTATTGGATGCCACCAATGCCTACTCATATGTCGTGACCAATGAGGCTGAACTGGCAGGCTTGCCAGCTGATGTGCGCGCTAGCGCGCAGCAGATCGCCAGTCAAAATGGTCAGTCAGGCTGGGCCTTTAATCTGCACTTCCCATCGTATTTTCCGATCATGCAGTATGCGCAATCGCGAGCGCTACGCGAAGCGCTGTATCGCGCTTACCATAGTCGCGCCTCAGCCGCGGGCGTTCAATACAGCCAGGGCAAGCTTGAATGGGAAAATAACGAGAATATGCTCGAGCAGCTTAGCTTGCGCGCCGAGGAAGCCAAAATGCTGGGCTATGCCAATTTTGCTGAAGTTTCACTGGCCACTAAAATGGCCGAATCCCCGGCGCAGGTCAAACAATTTCTTGAGGATCTTGCGCAGCGCGCCCGCCCCTATGCAGAAAAAGACTGGCAGCAATTACAGGCTTTCGCCGCCCAAGAGCTCAACTTACCTGAGCTAGCGCCGTGGGATATTACCTTCGCCTCTGAAAAACTGCGTGAACAACGTTATGCGTTTTCCGAACATGAAGTGAAACAATATTTCCCTGAAAACGCCGTTCTTGCGGGCTTGTTCAAAGTTGCCGAAACGCTTTTCAATCTGACCTTGCGCGCCGATCACGCGCCAACCTGGCACCCTGATGTACGGTTTTTCCGCATCGAAAACGCCAGTGGCCAGCTATTGGCCCATTTTTACCTTGATCTTTACGCCCGCGAAGGCAAACGAGGTGGGGCTTGGATGGATGACGCGCGGTCGCGCTGCCGTCAAAGAGACGGGGCAATCCAAACTCCGGCGGCTTACCTAGTGTGCAATTTCTCAGCCCCGGTTGGCGCCAAACCGGCGTGCTTCACCCATGATGAAGTCATGACCCTGTTTCATGAATTTGGCCATGGACTACACCATATGCTCACGCGCATCGACGAGCGCGCAGTTTCCGGCATTAATGGAGTTGAATGGGATGCGGTGGAATTGCCCTCTCAGTTTATGGAAAATTTCTGCTGGGAATGGGAAGTCTTGCATGCAATGAGCGCGCATATCGATACGGGCGAACCGCTGCCGCGCGCGCTATTTGACAAAATGCTGGCCGCCAAAAATTTTCAAAGTGGTTTAGGTACGCTCAGACAGATCGTTTTATCGATGTTTGATTTACATTTACATACTGAGTTCGACCCTAGCGGCGCCGTCCGTATCGACGAACTGGCCCGCACGCTGAATGATAAATACCATCTGATACCGCAAGCCGCATTCTCGCGCTGGCCCAATACCTTCACCCATATTTTTGCAGGCGGCTATGCGGCTGGCTATTACAGCTATAAATGGGCTGAAGTATTATCCGCCGATGCTTACGCGGCATTTGAGGAAGCCGCGCAAGCACAAAATGGCAACGTGCTCGATCCGATTATCGGCGCTCGCTACCGCACAGAAATACTGGAAGCTGGCGGCAGCCGACCGGCAATGGCGTCATTCAAAGCATTTCGCGGTCGTGAACCGACCATTGATGCGCTGTTGCGTCACCATGGGATGAACGCTTAA